A stretch of Rubinisphaera margarita DNA encodes these proteins:
- a CDS encoding zinc-dependent alcohol dehydrogenase family protein — protein MKAMVINNYGEDATFEAAEVEKPSVKAGHVLVKIAASSVNTVDTMIRTMGKELPLSPDPPAILGMDFAGTIEAVGEGVTNYAVGDEVYGCAGGLADLPGMLAEYAVVDSNLIARKPKSLSMREAAALPLVAITAYEGLTRAGIQAGQKVLVHGGSGGVGHVALQLAKYFGADVYSTGGGEPQLQLIRELGATGINYKTESVEDYVARHTEGAGFEIVFDSVGGANLTNSFEAAALNGQIATTVSMCELDLNPAHFKGLSLHVVFMLIPMLHNFRREDHAKILTRLAEIVDDGGLKPVLDENHYSLEQAGDAHARLESGRAMGKVVIDHSPSL, from the coding sequence ATGAAAGCAATGGTCATCAACAACTATGGCGAGGATGCAACTTTTGAGGCGGCGGAGGTCGAGAAGCCGAGTGTGAAAGCCGGGCATGTGCTGGTCAAGATCGCGGCTTCAAGCGTCAATACGGTCGACACCATGATTCGCACGATGGGCAAAGAACTGCCACTCTCGCCTGATCCGCCTGCAATCCTGGGGATGGACTTTGCCGGCACTATTGAGGCGGTCGGCGAGGGAGTCACGAACTATGCCGTTGGGGACGAAGTCTACGGCTGCGCGGGCGGCCTGGCCGACTTGCCTGGTATGCTGGCCGAGTATGCCGTGGTCGACAGCAATCTGATTGCCCGGAAGCCGAAGAGTCTTTCCATGCGGGAAGCTGCTGCTCTGCCTCTGGTTGCCATCACCGCTTATGAGGGGCTGACTCGAGCTGGTATTCAGGCCGGACAGAAGGTCCTCGTACACGGCGGGTCAGGCGGCGTGGGGCATGTTGCTCTTCAGCTGGCGAAGTACTTTGGTGCCGACGTTTATTCGACGGGCGGCGGTGAACCGCAACTGCAGTTGATCAGAGAACTCGGCGCGACCGGCATCAACTACAAAACCGAATCGGTGGAAGACTACGTCGCCAGACACACTGAGGGAGCCGGTTTCGAGATTGTTTTCGACTCAGTTGGCGGGGCCAACCTCACGAACTCCTTTGAAGCCGCAGCACTCAACGGACAAATTGCGACAACCGTTTCCATGTGCGAACTCGATCTGAATCCGGCACACTTCAAGGGGCTCTCGCTCCACGTCGTCTTCATGCTGATTCCGATGCTGCATAACTTCCGACGGGAAGACCACGCGAAGATCCTCACGCGGCTTGCCGAAATCGTTGACGACGGAGGACTGAAGCCTGTCCTCGATGAGAACCACTATTCTCTGGAACAGGCGGGCGACGCCCACGCGCGACTGGAAAGCGGTCGGGCAATGGGAAAGGTCGTCATCGACCACTCGCCGTCTCTGTAA
- a CDS encoding ammonia-forming cytochrome c nitrite reductase subunit c552 — protein MWRLDYISSENSKGFHADQESARILAESIDYSRQAATQAARAIAAGSD, from the coding sequence ATGTGGAGGCTTGACTATATCAGCAGTGAAAACTCGAAAGGGTTTCATGCCGATCAGGAATCGGCCCGAATTCTCGCCGAGTCGATCGATTACAGTCGGCAGGCCGCGACGCAGGCGGCTCGCGCGATTGCCGCAGGATCGGACTGA
- a CDS encoding sulfatase family protein, protein MRRTVLNAMFLTVIGLLGAFPVLGAEVAGRPNIVFLMSDDQCCYSLGCYGNADVETPKIDQLAADGLVFDNHYDTTAICMASRANVMTGMLEYKTGCNFEHGPLTQEKWEKSYPMLLRAAGYQTAFAGKFGFEVVDSPTSKDRRLPEGDFDRWGGGPGQTFYETRKNKSMVEYADEYPHSTLSYGAFGRDFVRDAAAEDRPFCLSISFKAPHKPATPDPKFNAIYEGQVFQKPDNYGREHGLHFSEQSRRGRQYERFHSWNYSDRYDEVMAVYHQQVYAIDVAVGMIREAIEQAGVRDNTVIIFTSDNGFLCGSHGYGSKVLPYEESSRVPLIIYDPRHRNSGRQLRTDALTGNIDFAPTMCALAGIECPAEMDGRNLMAVYDNPQATIHESLPLINVWGPAAVHSLAVVTRDWKYIFWPHAADGMSPTEELYNTAEDPLELTNLAKDSQSRSQLQEMRALYDEEVRRWRENAVDYNDYEKYGVIFDRAVSWSEKATLLKNSRRRE, encoded by the coding sequence ATGAGACGCACTGTTCTGAACGCAATGTTCCTCACGGTCATTGGTCTTCTGGGGGCGTTTCCCGTACTGGGAGCCGAAGTTGCAGGCCGTCCGAATATTGTGTTTCTGATGTCCGATGACCAGTGCTGTTACAGTCTCGGCTGCTACGGCAACGCCGATGTTGAAACGCCGAAGATCGACCAGCTGGCTGCGGACGGGCTTGTCTTCGACAACCATTACGACACGACCGCGATCTGCATGGCGAGCCGTGCGAACGTGATGACGGGAATGCTCGAATACAAGACAGGCTGCAATTTCGAGCATGGCCCGCTCACGCAGGAGAAGTGGGAGAAGTCGTACCCGATGCTGTTGCGAGCCGCCGGGTATCAAACAGCTTTTGCGGGCAAGTTTGGCTTCGAGGTCGTCGATTCTCCAACCTCGAAAGATCGTCGGCTTCCCGAAGGCGATTTCGATCGCTGGGGCGGCGGGCCGGGACAGACGTTTTACGAAACCCGCAAGAACAAATCGATGGTCGAATATGCCGACGAGTACCCGCACTCCACTTTGTCGTACGGAGCGTTCGGACGGGACTTCGTCAGAGACGCCGCCGCTGAAGACAGACCGTTCTGCCTGTCAATCAGCTTCAAGGCCCCGCATAAGCCCGCGACGCCGGATCCGAAATTTAATGCGATCTACGAAGGTCAAGTATTTCAGAAGCCGGACAACTATGGACGGGAGCACGGCCTCCATTTTTCAGAGCAGAGCCGGCGGGGACGCCAGTATGAACGCTTTCATTCGTGGAACTATTCCGACCGGTACGACGAGGTGATGGCGGTTTATCATCAGCAGGTTTACGCGATCGATGTCGCCGTGGGGATGATTCGAGAGGCAATCGAACAAGCCGGCGTTCGCGATAACACTGTGATCATTTTCACATCCGACAATGGGTTCCTCTGCGGTTCCCACGGGTATGGCTCAAAGGTGCTTCCGTATGAAGAGTCGTCCCGCGTGCCGTTGATTATCTACGATCCGCGGCATCGCAACAGCGGACGACAGCTCCGAACGGACGCCCTGACGGGCAATATCGACTTTGCTCCGACCATGTGCGCTCTGGCAGGCATCGAGTGCCCAGCCGAGATGGACGGGCGGAATCTGATGGCGGTCTACGACAACCCGCAGGCGACAATTCACGAGTCGCTACCGCTCATCAATGTCTGGGGACCGGCTGCGGTGCATTCGCTGGCGGTTGTCACGCGAGACTGGAAGTATATTTTCTGGCCGCATGCAGCTGACGGGATGTCGCCGACCGAAGAATTGTACAACACCGCGGAAGATCCACTGGAGTTGACGAATCTGGCGAAAGACAGTCAGTCGCGTTCCCAGTTGCAGGAGATGCGGGCTCTGTACGACGAAGAAGTGCGGAGATGGCGGGAGAATGCTGTGGACTACAACGACTATGAGAAGTACGGGGTCATCTTCGATCGCGCGGTCTCATGGTCCGAGAAGGCCACCTTGTTGAAGAACAGTCGCCGCAGGGAATGA